The stretch of DNA GCTCGTCCGGCCCGTTCGTCTTTTATTTCCAACACGATAGCGTGCATCACCTCACCGCGCGTGGCTTTGAGATGTTCAAAAAGCCAGTAGCGTTTGGTCTCGCGCTCGGCCAGAGAGGCCTCACGGATGGAGCTCTCGACGGCGGCCAGCACCTGGAGCATCTCCTCGGCGTTATAAGGTAGGGGCTCGCCAGAGAGGTGGGCCTTGAGCTGGCGCTGGCAGATGAGATCGGAGTAGCGGCGAATCGGGCTCGATGCCTGAACATAAGTGTGCAGCCCCAGGCCGAAGTGGCTGTCGGGGCGGGTGGAGAGATCGCCGCGTTTCATGCGCCGCAATGTGGCGAAGGTGCGGGGCAGGCCCTCGGGGACGGCCAGGATCTCGGCGTCGTCCAGGGGAAGATCGGGCGACTCCTGGATGCGGTAGATGGTGGGGATCTCGTTGCGCTCGCAAAAGCGCCCGATGTGCTCGTTGCAGAGCACCATCAGCTCGCTGACCAGCTGGCGGGAGGGGGAGTCGGAGGGGAGCGTCTCGACCTGCACTTCGGGAGGATCGGCTTTGGTGTCGACGACGATCTTCGCCTCGGGGATCTCGAAGTTGGTCGCGCCCTGGTCGGCGCGCCAGGCGTAGCGCTCGCTGGCGATATGCTGAAGGTTTGTGAGCACCTGGCTGACATGGTCGTTGCCCTCGCCAGTGAGCAGCGCGTCGGCCTCGTCGTAGGTGAGGCGGCGTTTGACGCGCACAAGGGAGGGGATGACCTGGGTGTCGACGAGCTCAAGCTCGGCGTTGAAGATCACGCGGGTGGTGATGGCCGGGCGAAGTTCGCCTTCGACAAGGCTCATGCGATCTTCGCTGAGCTGCAGGGGGAACATCGGGATGGCGCCGGTGGGCAGGTAGACCGAGGTGGCGCGGCGGCGCGCCTCTTTGTCGAGGAGCGAGTCCGGGGGAACGATCGCCGAGGGGTCGGCGATGTGCACGTCGAGCTCCCAGCCGCCATCTTCGGTGGGGTTGATGGCCAGGGCGTCGTCGATGTCGCGGGTGGAGGCGTCGTCGATGGTCAGGCAGAAGCGGTCACTCAAATCGACGCGCCAGCTCTCGGGCTCAAAGGGGGTGTCGGCCAGGCGCTGCGCCTCGGCGACCACTGCTTCGGGGAGCGCCTCGTCGATGCGAAAACGATGCAGCGCCAGGTTGTAGTG from Lujinxingia vulgaris encodes:
- a CDS encoding ribonuclease R family protein, producing MSTEIEAGALIEFSTGNDHRLGVVTDTLGKKKLIVLSEGGDEMRPARNDVTFELGRAPADDTHRAGQKLKSTAEALAELKGEVDVAMLWEFAREFDEAQGPGALAELMFAEDSPNHRLALVRALREDSLYFKAKRDGTYEARDASQVEQLREQVEAEARKEAERALVFDKLADVLKAPAEDRPAMMQEAMRIDPLRDTIFLLQDFAAHGEDFTHRARADEALDELAKAAGRGFSGHNHLKAFNLMRELGLWDEHYNLALHRFRIDEALPEAVVAEAQRLADTPFEPESWRVDLSDRFCLTIDDASTRDIDDALAINPTEDGGWELDVHIADPSAIVPPDSLLDKEARRRATSVYLPTGAIPMFPLQLSEDRMSLVEGELRPAITTRVIFNAELELVDTQVIPSLVRVKRRLTYDEADALLTGEGNDHVSQVLTNLQHIASERYAWRADQGATNFEIPEAKIVVDTKADPPEVQVETLPSDSPSRQLVSELMVLCNEHIGRFCERNEIPTIYRIQESPDLPLDDAEILAVPEGLPRTFATLRRMKRGDLSTRPDSHFGLGLHTYVQASSPIRRYSDLICQRQLKAHLSGEPLPYNAEEMLQVLAAVESSIREASLAERETKRYWLFEHLKATRGEVMHAIVLEIKDERAGRASVFVEECAYRSNCSLKQKAAVGDRIEVVADRVDARGDRLSLRQHIPPVESQEASAD